A single genomic interval of Dysidea avara chromosome 6, odDysAvar1.4, whole genome shotgun sequence harbors:
- the LOC136257929 gene encoding probable serine/threonine-protein kinase DDB_G0271682 isoform X2: protein MKTSVQQQDQRVQELERQLQSLREEKNLIVTQKQQLLEDNQNLQQRIHGQEAELQNLRQEKQENQRLLQQQRQEIQHLQQQQQLSNTLQQQQTWLVNRNEINLKEKELGRGAYGWVKEATFHGCKVAVKCLHNELISDYNLHVFDREMTMAARCRHPNLLQFIGATNEGVPLIVTEMMHTSLRKVLERGQLSSDQIIPIAAGIAFGLNYLHKTTPSPILHRDVSSANVLLNPLPDNQWLPKLSDFGSFNFMRESQTVNAGNPVYAAPEALDPSKGPHTPAMDTFSLGVLLYEMCSRRLPSGVFSVSMLQRVNWRVPESNMIPLIAACVDQMIQRRPNMDRVIAQLNSNM from the exons ATG AAAACTTCAGTGCAGCAGCAAGATCAACGTGTGCAGGAATTAGAGAGACAATTACAAAGTTTGAGGGAAGAAAAAAATCTCATTGTTACACAAAAACAACAGCTATTAGAAGATAACCAGAATCTCCAGCAACGAATACATGGACAAGAAGCAGAATTACAGAATCTTAGACAAGAAAAGCAAGAAAATCAAAGACTGCTGCAGCAGCAGAGGCAAGAGATTCAACatttacaacaacaacaacagctttCAAATACATTGCAACAACAACAGACATGGCTTGTAAACAGAAATGAAATAAACCTAAAGGAGAAAGAGCTAGGGAGAGGAGCATATGGTTGGGTGAAAGAAGCAACTTTCCATGGCTGTAAAGTGGCTGTGAAATGTCTTCATAATGAGTTGATCTCTGACTACAATTTACATGTGTTTGACAGAGAGATGACAATGGCAGCACGATGTCGTCATCCTAACCTTTTGCAGTTCATAGGAGCCACAAATGAGGGAGTTCCCCTTATTGTTACAGAAATGATGCACACCAGTCTCAGAAAGGTATTGGAACGTGGTCAACTCTCCAGTGACCAGATTATTCCTATTGCTGCTGGAATAGCATTTGGACTAAACTACCTTCATAAGACCACCCCATCCCCCATACTCCATCGAGATGTTAGCAGTGCTAATGTTCTTCTCAACCCACTACCAGATAATCAGTGGCTTCCAAAGTTGTCTGACTTTGGCTCTTTTAATTTTATGAGGGAAAGTCAAACAGTGAATGCAGGAAATCCAGTGTATGCTGCCCCAGAAGCTCTTGATCCAAGCAAAGGTCCCCATACCCCAGCTATGGACACTTTCAGCCTTGGAGTGTTGCTGTATGAGATGTGTTCCCGGAGACTACCATCAGGTGTGTTTAGTGTTTCAATGTTGCAACGAGTTAACTGGAGAGTACCAGAGAGTAATATGATACCCCTCATTGCTGCTTGTGTTGATCAAATGATCCAGAGACGTCCTAATATGGATAGAGTGATTGCACAACTGAACAGTAATATGTAA
- the LOC136257929 gene encoding probable serine/threonine-protein kinase DDB_G0271682 isoform X1 gives MGHHEVVQLLESYPQKKTSVQQQDQRVQELERQLQSLREEKNLIVTQKQQLLEDNQNLQQRIHGQEAELQNLRQEKQENQRLLQQQRQEIQHLQQQQQLSNTLQQQQTWLVNRNEINLKEKELGRGAYGWVKEATFHGCKVAVKCLHNELISDYNLHVFDREMTMAARCRHPNLLQFIGATNEGVPLIVTEMMHTSLRKVLERGQLSSDQIIPIAAGIAFGLNYLHKTTPSPILHRDVSSANVLLNPLPDNQWLPKLSDFGSFNFMRESQTVNAGNPVYAAPEALDPSKGPHTPAMDTFSLGVLLYEMCSRRLPSGVFSVSMLQRVNWRVPESNMIPLIAACVDQMIQRRPNMDRVIAQLNSNM, from the coding sequence AAAACTTCAGTGCAGCAGCAAGATCAACGTGTGCAGGAATTAGAGAGACAATTACAAAGTTTGAGGGAAGAAAAAAATCTCATTGTTACACAAAAACAACAGCTATTAGAAGATAACCAGAATCTCCAGCAACGAATACATGGACAAGAAGCAGAATTACAGAATCTTAGACAAGAAAAGCAAGAAAATCAAAGACTGCTGCAGCAGCAGAGGCAAGAGATTCAACatttacaacaacaacaacagctttCAAATACATTGCAACAACAACAGACATGGCTTGTAAACAGAAATGAAATAAACCTAAAGGAGAAAGAGCTAGGGAGAGGAGCATATGGTTGGGTGAAAGAAGCAACTTTCCATGGCTGTAAAGTGGCTGTGAAATGTCTTCATAATGAGTTGATCTCTGACTACAATTTACATGTGTTTGACAGAGAGATGACAATGGCAGCACGATGTCGTCATCCTAACCTTTTGCAGTTCATAGGAGCCACAAATGAGGGAGTTCCCCTTATTGTTACAGAAATGATGCACACCAGTCTCAGAAAGGTATTGGAACGTGGTCAACTCTCCAGTGACCAGATTATTCCTATTGCTGCTGGAATAGCATTTGGACTAAACTACCTTCATAAGACCACCCCATCCCCCATACTCCATCGAGATGTTAGCAGTGCTAATGTTCTTCTCAACCCACTACCAGATAATCAGTGGCTTCCAAAGTTGTCTGACTTTGGCTCTTTTAATTTTATGAGGGAAAGTCAAACAGTGAATGCAGGAAATCCAGTGTATGCTGCCCCAGAAGCTCTTGATCCAAGCAAAGGTCCCCATACCCCAGCTATGGACACTTTCAGCCTTGGAGTGTTGCTGTATGAGATGTGTTCCCGGAGACTACCATCAGGTGTGTTTAGTGTTTCAATGTTGCAACGAGTTAACTGGAGAGTACCAGAGAGTAATATGATACCCCTCATTGCTGCTTGTGTTGATCAAATGATCCAGAGACGTCCTAATATGGATAGAGTGATTGCACAACTGAACAGTAATATGTAA